In Massilia violaceinigra, one DNA window encodes the following:
- a CDS encoding N-acetylmuramoyl-L-alanine amidase-like domain-containing protein has protein sequence MRLAPLVLLSAVLAGCASAPPAPPVVAPVAVAPPPAAPAPVALPIPEPVAAAPLAPAAAPFDLATLQRKQIYQMTPAEVGRYIAYMHTAEPDLRKRIAAIGRKNIGQPYVLNLLGEYPYELHDNLPMFSLQASDCVVFAEHTYAMALSQSWEEFFWMLQRIRYKDGVIGVATRNHYTEVDWNINNAWLVSDVSVLLAGPDGPVYDMKIDRTAFLKMRHNTASNIPVQLSQEAYVTKDKVASVVGQLQDGDLVNVISTRGGKFWASHVGFIVVDASGQRNFLNSAEPQVREESFEAFFARTAAREERSGKNGQKLAGFKFLRLNDHIVVPPAAPQPRPGAPVAAVATATTTAAIKGQLAR, from the coding sequence ATGCGTCTTGCTCCCCTCGTTTTGCTCAGTGCCGTCCTGGCTGGTTGCGCAAGCGCGCCACCCGCTCCCCCTGTCGTGGCGCCGGTTGCCGTGGCACCGCCGCCGGCTGCACCGGCACCGGTGGCGCTGCCAATACCCGAGCCTGTCGCTGCGGCGCCGCTGGCCCCTGCCGCAGCGCCGTTCGACCTCGCCACCTTGCAGCGCAAGCAGATTTATCAGATGACGCCGGCCGAAGTCGGGCGTTACATCGCTTATATGCATACCGCCGAACCGGACCTGCGCAAGCGCATTGCCGCGATCGGACGCAAGAATATCGGCCAGCCGTATGTGCTCAATCTGTTGGGCGAGTATCCCTATGAGCTGCACGACAACTTGCCGATGTTCAGCCTGCAGGCGAGCGACTGCGTGGTGTTCGCCGAGCACACGTACGCGATGGCGCTGAGCCAGTCGTGGGAAGAATTTTTCTGGATGCTGCAGCGCATCCGCTACAAGGATGGCGTGATCGGCGTGGCAACGCGCAATCATTACACCGAGGTGGACTGGAATATCAATAATGCCTGGCTGGTGTCCGACGTCAGCGTGCTGCTGGCCGGACCCGATGGCCCGGTGTATGACATGAAGATCGACCGCACGGCTTTTCTCAAGATGCGGCATAACACGGCCAGCAATATTCCCGTGCAGCTCAGTCAGGAAGCGTATGTGACCAAGGACAAGGTGGCAAGCGTGGTCGGGCAATTGCAGGATGGCGACCTGGTCAACGTGATATCCACGCGCGGGGGCAAGTTCTGGGCCTCGCACGTCGGCTTCATCGTGGTGGATGCCAGCGGGCAGCGCAATTTCCTGAACTCGGCCGAGCCGCAGGTACGCGAAGAAAGCTTCGAGGCATTTTTTGCGCGGACGGCGGCGCGCGAGGAGCGCAGTGGCAAGAATGGACAAAAGCTGGCGGGGTTCAAGTTCTTGCGCTTGAATGACCATATCGTGGTGCCGCCGGCCGCCCCCCAGCCACGTCCGGGCGCGCCGGTGGCGGCGGTGGCGACCGCCACAACGACGGCGGCCATCAAAGGCCAGCTGGCGCGGTGA
- a CDS encoding LysE/ArgO family amino acid transporter, producing MSYVSPFFNGLVLCSGLIVAIGSQNAHVLRTGLKREHVGLTVAACIVIDAVLIGLGVAGVGTLVQSSPLLLGAARWGGAAFLLWYGLRSWRAVFASAALTVAPEAARTGARQALVSVVALSLLNPHVYLDTVVLLGAIGGNFTPPERPAFALGAMSASAVWFCALGYGATRLSGLFARPAAWKWIDGLTGTMMLALSASIAFGA from the coding sequence ATGTCCTACGTATCCCCTTTTTTCAACGGCCTCGTCTTGTGTTCCGGGCTGATCGTCGCCATCGGATCGCAGAACGCGCACGTCCTGCGCACCGGCCTCAAGCGCGAACACGTGGGTCTGACCGTGGCTGCCTGCATCGTCATCGATGCCGTGCTGATCGGGCTTGGCGTGGCCGGCGTCGGGACCCTGGTGCAATCGTCGCCGCTGCTCCTGGGTGCGGCGCGCTGGGGCGGGGCGGCGTTTCTGCTCTGGTACGGCCTGCGCAGCTGGCGCGCCGTGTTCGCGAGCGCCGCGCTGACGGTGGCGCCCGAGGCTGCCCGCACCGGCGCGCGCCAGGCCCTGGTCAGCGTGGTGGCGCTGTCGCTGCTCAATCCGCATGTCTATCTCGATACGGTGGTGCTGCTCGGTGCCATCGGCGGCAACTTTACTCCGCCAGAACGCCCGGCCTTTGCGCTGGGGGCGATGAGCGCTTCGGCCGTGTGGTTCTGCGCGCTCGGTTATGGCGCCACGCGGCTGTCCGGCCTGTTTGCCCGTCCCGCCGCGTGGAAGTGGATCGACGGTCTGACCGGCACCATGATGCTGGCGCTGTCCGCCTCGATTGCCTTCGGCGCCTGA
- a CDS encoding IS3 family transposase (programmed frameshift) produces the protein MQRPDPEVVPTAKRRAFSAAEKLRILAAADACAAPGDIGALLRREGIYSSHLATWRKQRQAVGEAAALERKRGPKADPAAAQTRRVLELEKEVERLRAKLVKADLIIDVQKKLSTLLGLSTSDRERAEVIDAANNLADRVGVAAACRALRLPRSALYRDRAARRVCTLPLACVAAPARRPPLALSELERRVVLDVLNSPRFANCAPAAIHAQLLDEGRYVASVRTMYRLLQGCAAVRERRNQLRHPEYAKPELLAVVPNQVWSWDITKLKGPVRGTCFHLYVILDIFSRYVVGWMVAEQETAELAEQLIADTAAKEDIMPGTLTLHADRGSSMRSKPVATLLSDLGIVKSHSRPYVSDDNPYSEAQFKTMKYQPGFPARFGSLADARVHCATFFTWYNHQHRHSGIAMMTPESVHTGRAAEVGKQRQATLADAFQRTPNRFKHRMPQTQRLPTAAWINPPATEKKAA, from the exons GTGCAGCGCCCCGATCCGGAGGTAGTCCCGACGGCCAAGCGGCGTGCCTTTTCCGCAGCCGAGAAATTGCGCATTCTGGCCGCCGCCGATGCCTGCGCGGCACCAGGTGACATCGGCGCATTGCTCAGGCGTGAGGGCATCTACTCGTCGCATTTGGCGACATGGCGCAAGCAGCGTCAAGCCGTCGGAGAAGCGGCAGCACTGGAGCGCAAGCGCGGGCCGAAAGCAGATCCCGCCGCCGCGCAAACGCGGCGCGTGCTGGAACTGGAAAAAGAGGTCGAGCGCCTGCGTGCCAAACTGGTCAAGGCGGACCTGATCATCGACGTCCAAAAAAAACTTTCCACTCTGCTGGGACTGAGTACCAGCGACAGA GAGCGAGCCGAAGTGATCGACGCCGCCAACAACCTGGCTGATCGCGTCGGCGTCGCCGCTGCCTGTCGGGCCTTGCGTTTGCCACGCAGCGCCCTGTATCGGGACCGCGCCGCGCGCCGCGTCTGCACGCTGCCGCTTGCTTGCGTCGCAGCACCCGCGCGGCGGCCACCGCTGGCGCTATCGGAGCTGGAGCGCCGCGTCGTGCTCGACGTGCTCAACAGCCCTCGTTTCGCCAATTGCGCGCCGGCAGCGATCCACGCCCAGTTGCTCGACGAAGGACGCTACGTGGCTTCGGTGCGCACCATGTACCGCTTGCTGCAAGGATGTGCTGCCGTGCGCGAGCGCCGCAACCAGTTGCGTCATCCTGAATACGCCAAACCGGAGCTGCTGGCCGTGGTGCCCAATCAAGTCTGGAGCTGGGATATCACCAAACTGAAGGGCCCGGTCAGAGGAACGTGTTTCCATCTGTATGTCATCCTCGACATCTTCAGCCGCTACGTCGTCGGCTGGATGGTGGCCGAGCAGGAAACCGCCGAACTGGCAGAGCAACTCATTGCCGACACCGCCGCGAAGGAAGACATCATGCCAGGCACGCTGACCTTGCATGCCGACCGGGGCAGCAGCATGCGTTCCAAGCCGGTAGCGACGCTGCTGTCAGACCTGGGCATCGTCAAGTCCCACAGCAGGCCCTACGTCTCCGACGACAATCCGTACTCGGAGGCGCAGTTCAAGACCATGAAGTACCAGCCGGGGTTTCCTGCACGCTTCGGATCGCTGGCCGATGCGCGCGTTCACTGCGCCACGTTCTTTACGTGGTACAACCACCAGCATCGCCATTCCGGCATCGCCATGATGACGCCTGAGAGCGTCCACACGGGCCGCGCGGCCGAAGTGGGCAAACAACGCCAAGCCACTCTGGCGGACGCCTTCCAGCGCACGCCGAATCGTTTCAAGCACCGCATGCCGCAGACGCAAAGACTGCCAACTGCAGCCTGGATCAACCCACCGGCCACTGAGAAAAAGGCCGCCTGA
- a CDS encoding FAD-binding oxidoreductase: MSTTRRTFLAQALGSAGLLSLCHVSVLARPTFRISNVSQLYPVEVARIVVPLSTEEVAREVLGWTGKVAVGGGRYSMGGQTAVALGLHLDMRRMNRLLHFDPTARTARVQAGMTWRDLQDTLDPAGLAVKSMQSFSNFTIGGAVSVNAHGRYTDTGPVGSTVRSLRLVLADGSIIDASANENIELFRAAIGGYGAVGVITEIELELTENCRIERLVVPLKLATYRAYFTRHVRDAADVIMHNADLLPPRFDQPVAVSWRRTGKALTESARLVPRGLSYRLSQSALQVATEVPGGDLLVRHVLHPLFRSQGTVKWRNHEASLDVRELEPPSRAISTYALQEYFIPVVHFESFTRAMAALILQHRAQVLSVSVRHANPDPVPLLPWAKEEVFSFVVYYKQKTNAATCAAVGEWTRAMIEMALRYGGRYYLPYQLHATRAQFALAYPEIEALRRLKRTVDPDGKFSNAMWAKYL; this comes from the coding sequence ATGTCGACGACTCGCCGCACTTTCCTAGCCCAGGCATTAGGGTCTGCGGGGCTGCTCTCACTCTGCCACGTTTCGGTGCTGGCCCGTCCTACGTTCCGGATCTCCAATGTCAGCCAGCTGTACCCCGTCGAAGTAGCCCGCATCGTCGTCCCGTTGTCTACCGAAGAAGTGGCGCGTGAAGTCTTGGGATGGACAGGAAAAGTGGCAGTCGGCGGGGGACGATACAGCATGGGCGGCCAGACTGCTGTCGCCCTTGGGTTGCACCTCGACATGCGGCGGATGAATCGGTTACTGCACTTTGACCCGACAGCGCGCACGGCGCGGGTACAGGCAGGCATGACCTGGCGCGACCTGCAAGACACACTCGATCCCGCTGGACTGGCGGTGAAAAGCATGCAAAGCTTTTCGAACTTCACGATTGGCGGCGCCGTCTCCGTCAATGCGCATGGGCGATACACTGATACCGGTCCGGTAGGGAGCACGGTGCGATCGCTGCGCCTTGTGCTGGCCGATGGTTCGATCATCGACGCGAGTGCCAATGAAAACATCGAACTATTTCGCGCCGCTATCGGCGGATATGGCGCTGTCGGCGTCATCACTGAGATTGAACTTGAGTTGACGGAGAACTGCCGTATCGAACGCCTGGTTGTGCCGCTCAAGCTGGCAACCTATCGTGCGTACTTCACCCGTCACGTGCGCGATGCGGCCGATGTCATTATGCATAACGCAGACCTTCTACCGCCTCGTTTCGATCAACCAGTAGCCGTCTCGTGGCGCCGCACCGGCAAAGCGCTGACCGAATCGGCGCGCCTGGTCCCACGCGGCCTGTCCTATCGGCTTAGCCAAAGCGCGCTACAAGTGGCCACCGAGGTGCCGGGTGGTGATCTCTTGGTCCGACACGTATTGCATCCTCTGTTTCGCTCGCAAGGCACGGTAAAGTGGCGTAACCACGAGGCCAGCCTGGACGTGCGCGAACTAGAGCCACCATCCCGCGCAATTTCCACTTATGCCCTGCAGGAATACTTTATCCCAGTAGTTCATTTCGAGTCCTTTACCCGAGCAATGGCAGCGCTGATCCTTCAGCATCGTGCGCAAGTGTTGAGCGTATCTGTGCGACACGCAAACCCTGATCCAGTTCCACTTCTGCCATGGGCTAAAGAGGAAGTATTTTCGTTCGTGGTGTACTACAAGCAAAAGACCAATGCAGCTACATGTGCCGCCGTGGGTGAGTGGACGCGGGCAATGATCGAGATGGCATTGCGCTATGGCGGACGGTACTATCTCCCCTATCAGTTGCACGCTACGAGAGCCCAATTTGCACTCGCATATCCCGAAATTGAAGCGCTCCGACGCTTGAAGCGGACGGTGGACCCTGATGGAAAATTCTCAAACGCGATGTGGGCGAAATATCTCTGA
- a CDS encoding LiaF transmembrane domain-containing protein: protein MSNKSSYEWRKQLMWGLLLIGFGTIVLLEQMDVIHVDGLWHYAPLVLTVMGLNKMIGFPTAKDFTTGLWMVFLSLWLLSTFENLFGLTFSNGWPIPVIFCGVTMILEPFIERRLAPEQETHDEK, encoded by the coding sequence GTGTCCAATAAATCCTCTTACGAGTGGCGCAAGCAATTGATGTGGGGCTTGCTGCTGATCGGCTTCGGCACCATCGTCCTGCTCGAGCAGATGGACGTGATTCACGTCGACGGCCTTTGGCATTACGCACCGCTGGTGCTGACGGTCATGGGCCTGAACAAAATGATCGGCTTTCCGACCGCGAAAGACTTCACCACCGGGCTGTGGATGGTGTTCCTGAGCCTGTGGCTGCTGTCCACGTTCGAAAACCTGTTCGGACTGACCTTCAGCAACGGCTGGCCGATCCCGGTCATTTTCTGCGGCGTCACCATGATCCTCGAACCGTTCATCGAACGCCGCCTCGCGCCCGAGCAGGAGACCCACGATGAAAAATGA
- a CDS encoding LytR/AlgR family response regulator transcription factor — protein sequence MRVIIVDDEDLARALVREFLGKHADIDIVAECANGFDAVKAITELEPDLVFLDIQMPKLNGFEVVELAGAKARYIFVTAFDQYALKAFDIHAVDYLLKPFSQQRLDAALAHARTSVAKVGVDAVLREAAQRSKPLERVLIRDGARVHIIAAGQIDYIEAQDDYVRISAEGKHYLKNQRLSELESQLDPALFVRIHRSRLLNLGAIERIEQGRDSHTAILRDGTRLPVSRSGYQKVRALIG from the coding sequence ATGCGCGTCATAATCGTCGACGATGAAGACCTCGCGCGCGCTCTGGTGCGCGAGTTTTTGGGTAAGCATGCCGATATCGACATCGTGGCCGAATGCGCGAACGGCTTCGACGCTGTCAAGGCCATTACCGAACTGGAACCGGACCTGGTTTTCCTCGATATCCAGATGCCCAAGCTGAATGGTTTCGAGGTCGTGGAACTGGCCGGCGCCAAGGCACGCTATATATTTGTTACCGCTTTCGACCAGTACGCGCTCAAGGCCTTCGATATCCACGCCGTCGACTACCTGCTCAAACCCTTCAGCCAGCAGCGCCTCGACGCCGCGCTGGCGCATGCGCGCACCAGTGTCGCCAAAGTCGGGGTCGACGCCGTGCTGCGCGAGGCCGCGCAGCGCAGCAAGCCGCTGGAGCGGGTCCTGATTCGCGACGGAGCGCGCGTCCACATCATCGCCGCCGGCCAGATCGACTATATCGAAGCGCAGGATGACTACGTGCGCATCAGCGCGGAAGGCAAGCATTATCTGAAAAACCAGCGCCTGTCGGAACTCGAAAGCCAGCTCGATCCGGCCCTCTTCGTGCGCATCCACCGTTCCCGGCTGCTCAACCTCGGCGCCATCGAGCGCATCGAGCAGGGCAGGGACAGCCACACCGCGATCCTCAGGGACGGCACCCGCCTGCCGGTCAGCCGCAGCGGCTACCAGAAGGTCAGGGCGCTGATCGGCTGA
- a CDS encoding ATP-dependent DNA helicase: protein MSYVVAVRALCEFSAKQGDLDLRFTPSPTAQEGITGHAMVAERRGPGYQKEVSLSGEYGPLLVRGRADGYDPAQNLIEEIKTYRGDLERMPANHRHLHWAQVRVYGHLLCAQLGLDEVSLALVYFDIGKQTETVLRETRSAVDLRTMFAEQCERFVAWAAQELAHRAARDAALGALRFPHPDFRPGQRDLAETIFRANSSARCVLAQAPTGIGKTVGTLFPVLKAAPLHRLDKVFYLAAKTPGRKLALDAAQAIKRSAPGMPLRVLELVARDKACEHPDKACHGDSCPLAKGFYDRLPAARSAAREVTLLDREGLREVALAHQVCPYYLGSEMARWSDVVVGDYNYYFDMGAMLYGLALANQWRVSVLVDEAHNMVSRARKMYSADLERGALRAARAVAPAHLKKALDKVGRSWPSKDGADYEVLDAPPEKLLDALQGASSAITDFLAANPGPMEPDLQRFYFNALHFARLAETFAEHSMVDCTRDGAHASTLAIRNIVPAPFLKPRFALAHATALFSATLSPWNYYSDALGLPPDTAWVDIDSPFVADQLSVHVVRDISTRFTHRARSVEPIAALIARQYAQEPGNYLAFFSSFDYLDQVADRVERDFPDIPVFRQPRRMAETERDAFLGRFTLESRGVGFAVLGGSFGEGIDLPGARLIGAFIATLGLPQMNPVNEQIRQRMQATFGAGYDYTYLYPGMQKVVQAAGRVIRTEGDRGVVYLIDDRFAQPEVRALLPRWWHVDQSRIALT, encoded by the coding sequence GTGAGCTACGTTGTGGCGGTGCGCGCCCTGTGCGAATTTTCAGCCAAGCAGGGCGACCTCGATCTGCGCTTCACGCCCTCGCCCACGGCCCAGGAAGGCATCACCGGCCATGCCATGGTGGCCGAGCGGCGCGGCCCGGGCTACCAGAAAGAGGTCAGCCTGTCCGGCGAATACGGCCCGCTGCTGGTGCGCGGACGGGCCGACGGCTACGATCCGGCCCAGAACCTGATCGAAGAAATCAAGACTTACCGCGGCGACCTTGAGCGGATGCCGGCCAACCACCGCCACCTGCACTGGGCGCAGGTGCGCGTGTACGGGCACCTGCTGTGCGCGCAGCTCGGTCTGGACGAGGTGTCGCTGGCCCTGGTGTATTTCGACATCGGCAAGCAGACCGAAACCGTGCTGCGCGAAACCCGCAGCGCCGTCGACCTGCGCACGATGTTCGCCGAACAGTGCGAGCGCTTCGTGGCGTGGGCCGCGCAGGAACTGGCGCACCGCGCAGCGCGCGACGCGGCGCTGGGCGCGCTGCGGTTCCCGCATCCGGATTTTCGTCCAGGCCAGCGCGACTTGGCCGAAACCATCTTCCGCGCCAACAGCAGCGCGCGCTGCGTGCTGGCGCAGGCCCCGACCGGCATCGGCAAGACCGTCGGCACCCTGTTCCCGGTGCTCAAAGCGGCGCCGCTGCATCGCCTGGACAAGGTGTTTTACCTCGCAGCCAAAACCCCCGGGCGCAAGCTGGCGCTCGACGCGGCGCAGGCGATCAAGCGCAGCGCGCCCGGCATGCCGCTGCGCGTACTCGAACTGGTCGCGCGCGACAAGGCGTGCGAGCATCCCGACAAAGCCTGTCACGGCGACTCCTGCCCACTGGCCAAGGGCTTCTACGACCGGCTGCCCGCGGCGCGCAGCGCGGCGCGCGAGGTAACGCTGCTCGACCGCGAAGGCCTGCGCGAAGTCGCGCTGGCGCACCAGGTGTGCCCGTACTACCTGGGCAGCGAAATGGCGCGCTGGAGCGACGTGGTGGTGGGCGACTACAACTACTACTTCGACATGGGCGCGATGCTGTACGGGCTCGCGCTGGCCAACCAGTGGCGGGTCAGCGTGCTGGTGGACGAGGCGCACAACATGGTGTCGCGCGCGCGCAAGATGTATTCGGCCGACCTGGAACGCGGCGCGTTGCGGGCCGCACGCGCGGTAGCACCGGCGCACCTGAAAAAGGCGCTCGACAAGGTGGGCCGCAGCTGGCCGTCCAAGGATGGCGCGGACTACGAGGTGCTTGACGCGCCCCCCGAGAAGCTGCTCGATGCGCTGCAGGGCGCATCGAGCGCGATCACCGATTTTTTGGCGGCGAACCCGGGGCCGATGGAGCCGGACCTGCAGCGCTTTTACTTCAACGCCCTGCACTTCGCCCGGCTGGCCGAGACCTTTGCCGAGCACTCCATGGTCGACTGCACGCGCGATGGTGCGCACGCATCCACGCTCGCGATCCGCAACATCGTGCCGGCGCCGTTTCTGAAACCGCGCTTTGCGCTGGCCCACGCGACGGCCCTGTTTTCGGCCACGCTCAGTCCCTGGAACTATTACAGCGATGCGCTTGGCCTGCCGCCGGACACGGCCTGGGTCGACATCGACTCGCCCTTCGTGGCCGATCAGTTAAGCGTGCATGTGGTGCGCGACATCTCCACGCGCTTTACCCACCGCGCCAGATCGGTGGAGCCGATTGCGGCGCTGATCGCGCGCCAGTACGCGCAGGAACCGGGCAATTACCTGGCGTTTTTCAGCAGCTTCGATTACCTCGACCAGGTGGCCGACCGCGTGGAACGCGATTTTCCCGACATTCCCGTGTTCCGCCAGCCGCGCCGCATGGCCGAAACGGAGCGCGACGCTTTTCTGGGACGCTTCACGCTCGAGAGCCGCGGGGTCGGCTTTGCGGTGCTGGGCGGCTCCTTCGGCGAAGGCATCGACCTGCCGGGTGCGCGCCTGATCGGCGCCTTCATCGCCACGCTCGGGCTGCCGCAAATGAATCCGGTCAATGAGCAGATACGCCAGCGCATGCAGGCGACGTTCGGTGCTGGCTACGACTACACCTATCTGTATCCGGGCATGCAGAAGGTGGTGCAGGCAGCCGGCCGCGTGATCCGCACCGAGGGCGACCGCGGCGTGGTGTACCTGATCGACGACCGTTTCGCCCAGCCCGAGGTGCGCGCACTGCTGCCGCGCTGGTGGCATGTGGACCAGAGCCGCATTGCGTTGACTTGA
- a CDS encoding LysR family transcriptional regulator ArgP, with translation MLDARKGEALLAVIDSGSFEQAAALLHLTPSAVSQRVSAMENELGTPLLIRSKPCRATPAGQRLVQYLRRSRLLEAEFLAESADSDAHPLTIALAVNNDTLATWLLPGLASFLIEEQILLDIALDDQDHTYTLLSQGSALAGVSSEAQPMRGCTVERLGAMRYRLLATPAFVARWFPDGLQREAARRAPLMVFDRKDALQSAFLLRELGLPAGSYPCHYIPSSDAFTHAVRLGLGYGMVPEQQFGDDIDNGTLIDLAPGKPTDVMLYWHAWRVQSPKLERLSARLIAVTRAALRQPA, from the coding sequence ATGCTCGATGCGCGCAAAGGGGAAGCGCTGCTGGCCGTCATCGACAGCGGCAGTTTCGAGCAGGCCGCCGCCCTGCTCCACCTCACGCCGTCGGCCGTATCGCAACGGGTCAGCGCCATGGAGAACGAACTGGGCACGCCGCTGCTGATCCGAAGCAAGCCCTGCCGCGCGACCCCGGCCGGCCAGCGCCTGGTGCAATACCTGCGCCGCAGCCGGCTGCTGGAGGCCGAATTCCTGGCCGAATCGGCCGACAGCGATGCGCATCCGCTGACGATCGCCCTGGCCGTCAACAACGATACCCTGGCCACCTGGCTGCTGCCGGGACTGGCGTCGTTCCTGATCGAGGAACAGATCCTGCTCGACATCGCGCTGGACGACCAGGATCACACCTATACCTTGTTGTCGCAGGGATCGGCGCTGGCCGGGGTGTCGAGCGAAGCGCAGCCGATGCGCGGCTGCACGGTGGAGCGGCTGGGCGCGATGCGCTACCGCCTGCTTGCCACGCCCGCGTTCGTGGCGCGCTGGTTTCCCGACGGCTTGCAGCGCGAGGCGGCGCGGCGCGCACCGCTGATGGTGTTCGACCGCAAGGATGCCTTGCAGTCGGCATTTCTGCTGCGCGAGCTGGGATTGCCGGCCGGGAGCTATCCCTGCCACTACATTCCGTCGAGCGACGCATTCACGCATGCTGTGCGGCTGGGGCTGGGGTATGGCATGGTGCCGGAACAGCAGTTTGGCGACGACATCGACAATGGCACGCTGATCGACCTGGCGCCCGGCAAGCCGACCGACGTGATGCTGTACTGGCATGCGTGGCGGGTTCAGTCGCCCAAGCTGGAGCGGCTCAGTGCGCGCCTGATCGCGGTCACACGGGCGGCCTTGCGGCAGCCTGCGTGA
- a CDS encoding sensor histidine kinase — MQGPFSTRRGAGLYLLAWLLLAIVFAGLIVAATGAAWTNGLLFAVPVTLVYACATGFSSYYLCRAYPLGERSAISVLLVFFVASLFAGLLWTMLCAGWNSACESLGLLWAGVPMTAPLQAMIVGLGVILYAMAAVAHYLALEFQRARAAERRGLEAALMAQDAELRMLRTQIDPHFLFNSLNSISALTSIDPARARDMTLRLADFFRHSLGLEANRKVTLEAEVTLVMHFIAIEKVRFGARLNVEQAIDAGALDCLLPPMILQPLVENAVKHGIANLTGGGTIRIAAQRAGSVLKIVVENDIDDDPPVAGKGIGLANVRQRLAVAYGHEAGIHWTREARLFRVALSLPALTKELEPSCAS; from the coding sequence ATGCAGGGGCCGTTTTCCACGCGGCGCGGCGCGGGCCTGTACCTGCTCGCGTGGCTGCTGCTGGCGATTGTGTTCGCGGGCCTGATCGTGGCCGCCACCGGCGCCGCGTGGACCAACGGCTTGCTCTTTGCTGTACCGGTGACGCTGGTATATGCCTGTGCCACCGGCTTTTCCAGCTATTACCTGTGCCGCGCCTATCCGCTGGGCGAACGCAGCGCCATCTCCGTGCTGCTGGTCTTTTTCGTGGCATCGCTATTTGCCGGTTTGCTGTGGACCATGCTGTGCGCCGGGTGGAACAGCGCCTGCGAATCGCTTGGCCTGCTCTGGGCCGGCGTTCCCATGACCGCCCCCTTACAGGCGATGATCGTTGGCCTGGGGGTGATTTTGTACGCGATGGCCGCGGTGGCGCACTACCTGGCGCTCGAATTCCAACGCGCGCGCGCTGCCGAACGGCGCGGACTCGAAGCGGCGCTGATGGCGCAGGACGCCGAGCTGCGCATGCTGCGCACCCAGATCGATCCGCACTTTCTGTTCAACAGCCTCAATTCGATCAGCGCACTCACGTCCATCGACCCTGCCCGCGCGCGCGACATGACCTTGCGCCTTGCGGACTTTTTCCGTCACAGCCTGGGACTGGAAGCGAACCGCAAAGTTACCCTGGAAGCGGAAGTGACGTTGGTGATGCACTTCATCGCCATCGAAAAAGTGCGCTTCGGCGCGCGCCTGAACGTCGAGCAGGCCATCGACGCCGGCGCGCTCGATTGCCTGCTGCCGCCAATGATCCTGCAGCCGCTGGTCGAAAACGCGGTCAAGCATGGCATCGCCAACCTGACCGGCGGCGGCACCATCCGCATCGCGGCGCAGCGCGCCGGCTCGGTCCTGAAAATCGTCGTGGAAAATGACATCGACGACGATCCGCCGGTCGCAGGAAAGGGGATTGGACTGGCCAACGTACGCCAGCGCCTCGCCGTCGCCTACGGCCACGAGGCCGGCATCCACTGGACGCGCGAGGCGCGCCTGTTCCGGGTCGCGCTGTCGCTGCCCGCCCTTACGAAAGAACTGGAACCATCATGCGCGTCATAA
- a CDS encoding LiaI-LiaF-like domain-containing protein: MKNDPRTSGVPNQVWIGLAVIGFGLLFLLDNLNIIDRHRVLYFWPVLVVIAGLVKFAGAESRHERLVFGLIAAAGAVLTLNRLGYGYFFNVRTLWPVLIILFGIGVIHKAMRKRVAPPGTPLKAGGAAAPDADADADSVVDITAILGAFQRRISTPAFRGGNVSAIMGDCVLDLRESSIVGEAELNVFAVMGGITIKCPPDWSIVLEGVPILGGFEEKTSPAPGTGKRLTIRGYAIMGGVEVRN; this comes from the coding sequence ATGAAAAATGATCCCCGCACCTCCGGCGTGCCCAACCAGGTCTGGATTGGCCTGGCGGTGATCGGCTTCGGCTTGCTGTTCCTGCTCGATAACCTGAACATCATCGACCGCCACCGCGTACTGTACTTCTGGCCGGTGCTGGTCGTCATCGCCGGACTGGTCAAGTTTGCCGGCGCCGAATCGCGCCACGAACGCCTGGTGTTCGGCCTGATCGCCGCCGCCGGCGCCGTCCTCACCCTCAACCGGCTCGGCTACGGTTACTTTTTCAACGTCCGCACCCTGTGGCCGGTGCTGATCATCTTGTTCGGCATCGGTGTGATCCACAAAGCCATGCGCAAGCGCGTCGCGCCGCCGGGCACACCGCTCAAGGCCGGCGGCGCGGCCGCGCCGGATGCCGACGCCGATGCCGACTCAGTCGTCGACATCACGGCCATTCTGGGCGCCTTCCAGCGTCGCATCAGCACCCCGGCCTTTCGCGGCGGCAACGTCAGCGCCATCATGGGCGACTGCGTGCTGGACCTGCGCGAATCGTCCATCGTCGGCGAGGCCGAACTGAATGTGTTCGCCGTCATGGGCGGCATCACCATCAAGTGCCCGCCTGACTGGAGCATCGTGCTCGAAGGGGTGCCGATTCTCGGCGGCTTCGAGGAAAAAACCTCGCCCGCGCCAGGCACCGGCAAGCGCCTCACCATCCGGGGCTACGCGATCATGGGTGGCGTGGAAGTGCGCAACTGA